GAGCAATCTCCTCACGGGGCGGATCACGAACTCCGAGGAACCGCGGATCGGCACCGAGCGGATGCTGGCCGTCGGCCTGGTCGCCGCGCTCGTCTCGGTCGTGGGCTTCTACTTCACGCACTGGCTGCCGCTGGCCCTCGCGATGACGTCCCTGCACGCGGCGAGCCACGCCGTCGTGGCCGCGTGCGTGGTCAGCCTGCTCGTCCGCCGCTGCGGGACACAGCGCGGCGCGGCCCTGAGCGTGAACGCCGCGGGAATGAGCCTCGGAGTCTTCGTGGGCGCGGGCCTCGGCGGCCTCGGCCTGGGCCTCGCCGGCTATCCGGGCATCGCCGTGTCCTTCGGGGCGTTGGTGGTGGCGGCACTTGTGGCGGGCGTGTTCGTGCTGCGGGCGGAACGAGTGGAGGCGGAGGCAACGGCCTGAGTGAAACCGCGGGCCCGGTGGGGGCTGGTCGCGCAGTTCCCCGCGCTCCTTGCGGGGCGCGTCGCGACACCCGGCTCCAGCGCGCCCACTCCAACACATCTGCCCTCGCCCCAACTCGAAAGGCGCGACCGCCATGCCCCCGCCCTCGCTCACTCCCACGGCAGCCGTTGCCGCGACGTCCGACGTCCCGCCTCCGGATGTGCCGGCCAAAGGCGTACGGAGTCGGCTCGCCTCCCGCACGGGGCTCGCGGCAGCCTGCGGCGCGCTTCTTCTCGTCCTTGTCGTCTCCGTCGTCGTGGCCATCGGCCTCGGCTCCGCCGTCGTATCCCCGGGTGACACGGCCCGGCTGCTGTGGGCGGCGCTGAGCGGCGGAAGCATCGATGCGGATGAGGTGACGACGTATCAGATCATCTGGCAGATCCGCACACCCCGGGTGCTCCTCGCGGCACTCGTGGGCGCGGGGCTGAGCGCGGTCGGCGTCGCCATCCAGGCGCTGGTGCGCAACGCGCTCGCCGATCCGTTCGTCCTCGGTGTCTCCTCCGGGGCCTCGGTCGGCGCGGTCGCCGTCACGGTCACCGGAGGGCTCGCGGCACTCGGCATCTACGCGGTGTCGGCGGGGGCGTTCATCGGCGCGCTCGTCGCCTCCCTTCTGGTGTACGTCGCCTCGGCGAGCCGCGGTGGCGGCCTTTCGCCGCTGCGGCTCGTCCTGACGGGTGTGGCCATGGCACTCGGCTTCCAGGCCGTGATGAGCGTGATCATCTACTTCGCCCCGGACAGCGAGGCGACCAGCATGGTCCTGTACTGGACGATGGGCAGCTTCGGCGCCGCCACCTGGGGCGCCCTGCCCGTCGTAGCCGCTTGCGTGCTGCTCGGCATCGCCGTGCTCCACCGGTACAGCAGGGCGCTGGACGTCCTGGCGCTCGGCGACGAGACCGCGACGAGCCTGGGCATCAGCCCCGACCGGCACCGCAAGGGCCTGCTCCTGCTCGCCTCGCTCATCACCGGAGTGATGGTCGCCGTGAGCGGTGCGATCAGTTTCGTCGGCCTGGTCATGCCCCATCTCGTACGCATGGTGGTCGGCGCCACCCATACGCGAGTGCTCGCCGTCGCACCGCTGGTCGGAGCGGTGTTCATGGTCTGGGTCGACCTGGTGTCGCGGACGCTGGTCGCGCCGCGCGAGCTGCCGCTCGGGGTCATCACGGCGCTGGTCGGGGTGCCGGTGTTCGTCGCACTGATGCGGCGCAAAGGCTATATGTTCGGGGGCCGTTGAGATGGAACTCACTCTTGACGGCCTGTCCGTCACCATCGACGGAAAGCTCCTTGTCCGGGACCTTTCCCTGACGGTCGGCAGCGGCCAGATCGTGGGCC
This Streptomyces sp. NBC_01283 DNA region includes the following protein-coding sequences:
- a CDS encoding FecCD family ABC transporter permease produces the protein MPPPSLTPTAAVAATSDVPPPDVPAKGVRSRLASRTGLAAACGALLLVLVVSVVVAIGLGSAVVSPGDTARLLWAALSGGSIDADEVTTYQIIWQIRTPRVLLAALVGAGLSAVGVAIQALVRNALADPFVLGVSSGASVGAVAVTVTGGLAALGIYAVSAGAFIGALVASLLVYVASASRGGGLSPLRLVLTGVAMALGFQAVMSVIIYFAPDSEATSMVLYWTMGSFGAATWGALPVVAACVLLGIAVLHRYSRALDVLALGDETATSLGISPDRHRKGLLLLASLITGVMVAVSGAISFVGLVMPHLVRMVVGATHTRVLAVAPLVGAVFMVWVDLVSRTLVAPRELPLGVITALVGVPVFVALMRRKGYMFGGR